Proteins encoded within one genomic window of Triticum aestivum cultivar Chinese Spring chromosome 2D, IWGSC CS RefSeq v2.1, whole genome shotgun sequence:
- the LOC123051232 gene encoding proline-rich protein 4, translating to MAAPRALVLGFLLVIAIANAEAASIVVGLAKCADCTRKNIKAEEAFKGLQVAIKCKNVNGEYESKAVGTLDGTGAFSVPVAADLHSADCVAQLHSAASNAPCSGQEPSKIVPVSEGTTFGVVAGAKTNVLASPECASATLCGPIKKHIIEHFHHKKPVPPKPEPKPQPHPDYGPVPKPEPKPQPHPDYHPVPPTPTYGGGSGGGGYHGHH from the exons ATGGCAGCTCCAAGAGCACTCGTCCTCGGCTTCCTGCTGGTGATCGCCATCGCCAACGCCGAGGCGGCGTCCATCGTCGTCGGCCTGGCCAAGTGCGCCGACTGCACCAGGAAGAACATCAAGGCAGAGGAAGCCTTTAAGG GTCTTCAGGTGGCGATCAAGTGCAAGAACGTCAACGGCGAGTACGAGAGCAAGGCAGTAGGTACCCTTGACGGCACCGGCGCTTTCAGCGTGCCCGTGGCCGCCGACCTCCACAGCGCCGACTGCGTCGCGCAGCTCCACAGCGCCGCCTCCAACGCACCGTGCTCCGGCCAGGAGCCATCAAAGATCGTGCCGGTGTCTGAGGGCACCACCTTCGGGGTCGTTGCCGGCGCCAAGACGAACGTGCTGGCATCGCCAGAGTGTGCGTCGGCGACCCTGTGCGGGCCGATCAAGAAGCACATCATCGAGCACTTCCATCACAAGAAGCCCGtgccgcccaagccggagcccaagcccCAGCCCCACCCGGACTACGGCCCCGTGCCCAAGCCCGAGCCCAAGCCGCAGCCCCACCCGGACTACCACCCCGTCCCTCCCACGCCCAcctacggcggcggcagcggcggcggtggataCCATGGACACCACTGA
- the LOC123051231 gene encoding proline-rich protein 4 has protein sequence MAAPRALVLAVLLALAVANAEAASVVVGLAKCADCTRKNLKAEEAFKGLQVAIKCKNVHGDYESKAVGALDGTGAFSVPLAADLHGADCVAQLHSAASNAPCPGQEPSKIVPVSEGTTFGVVAGDSIATPSAASPECASMTLCGPIKKHIIEHFHHKQPVPPKPEPKPQPHPDYHPVPKPEPKPQPHPDYHPVPPTPTYGGGGGGYHGHH, from the exons ATGGCAGCTCCGAGAGCGCTCGTCCTCGCCGTCCTGCTGGCGCTCGCCGTCGCCAACGCCGAGGCGGCGTCCGTCGTCGTCGGCCTGGCCAAGTGCGCCGACTGCACCAGGAAGAACCTCAAGGCCGAGGAGGCCTTCAAGG GTCTCCAGGTGGCGATCAAGTGCAAGAACGTCCACGGCGACTACGAGAGCAAGGCCGTGGGTGCCCTCGACGGCACCGGTGCCTTCAGCGTTCCCCTGGCCGCCGACCTCCACGGCGCCGACTGCGTCGCTCAGCTCCACAGCGCCGCCTCCAACGCGCCGTGCCCCGGCCAGGAGCCATCCAAGATCGTGCCTGTTTCTGAGGGCACCACCTTCGGCGTCGTCGCCGGCGACAGCATTGCCACGCCGTCTGCAGCGTCGCCGGAGTGCGCGTCCATGACCTTGTGCGGGCCGATCAAGAAGCACATCATCGAGCATTTCCACCACAAGCAGCCCGtgccgcccaagccggagcccaagcccCAGCCCCACCCTGACTATCACCCCgtgcccaagccggagcccaagccgCAGCCCCATCCGGACTACCACCCCGTCCCTCCCACGcccacctacggcggcggcggcggtggatacCACGGACACCACTAG
- the LOC123048455 gene encoding proline-rich protein 4, producing the protein MAAPRALVLAVLLVIAIANAEATSVVIGLAKCADCTRKNMKAEEAFKGLQVAIKCKNVDGEYESKAVGSLDGTGAFSVPLASDLHGADCVAQLHSAASNASCPGQEPSKIVPVSEGTTFGVIAGANTATPSVASPECASMTLCGPIKKHIIEHFHHKKPVPPKPEPKPQPHPEYHPVPKPEPKPQPHPDYHPVPPMPTYGGGGGGGYHGHH; encoded by the exons ATGGCAGCTCCGAGAGCGCTCGTCCTCGCCGTCCTGCTCGTGATTGCCATCGCCAACGCGGAGGCGACGTCGGTGGTCATCGGCCTGGCCAAGTGCGCCGACTGCACCAGGAAGAACATGAAGGCCGAGGAAGCCTTCAAGG GTCTACAGGTGGCGATCAAGTGCAAGAACGTCGACGGCGAGTACGAGAGCAAGGCGGTGGGTTCCCTCGACGGCACCGGCGCCTTCAGCGTGCCCCTCGCTTCTGACCTCCATGGCGCCGACTGCGTGGCTCAGCTCCACAGCGCCGCATCCAACGCGTCGTGCCCCGGCCAGGAGCCATCCAAGATCGTGCCGGTGTCCGAGGGCACCACCTTCGGTGTCATCGCCGGCGCCAACACCGCCACGCCATCCGTGGCGTCGCCCGAGTGTGCGTCCATGACCCTGTGCGGGCCGATCAAGAAGCACATCATCGAGCACTTCCACCACAAGAAGCCGGTGCCACCGAAACCGGagcccaagccccagcctcaccCGGAATACCACCCCGTGCCCAAGCCGGAGCCGAAGCCGCAGCCCCACCCAGACTACCACCCCGTCCCTCCCATGcccacctacggcggcggcggtggcggtggatacCACGGACACCACTGA